In a single window of the Streptomyces cinnabarinus genome:
- a CDS encoding cytochrome P450: MTEETLTEILPPIRHWPALDLSGVDFDPVLTELMREGPITRIQLPNGEGWAWLVTRYDDVRMVTNDPRFSREAVMDRPVTRLAPHFIPARGAVGFLDPPDHTRLRRSVAAAFTAKGVERIREMSRRMLDDLVDELLQDEPPADLSATVLSPFPIAVICELMGVPAADRHIMHTWTQLILSSAHGADVSEKARNEMGAYFAALIRDRENSSAEDVTSLLGAAVGRGEVTTEEAVGLAVLLQIGGEAVTNNSGQMFYILLTRPDLAERLRAEPEIRPQAIDELLRYIPHRNAVGLSRIATEDVGIRGVRIRAGDAIYVSYLAANRDPDVFPFPETIDFARSPNPHVSFGFGPHYCPGGMLARMESQLLVDALLDRLPGLRLAVPPEKVPFKKGALIRGPEALPVTW, from the coding sequence ATGACCGAAGAGACGCTCACCGAGATCCTCCCCCCGATCCGGCACTGGCCGGCGCTCGATCTGTCCGGGGTCGACTTCGACCCGGTGCTGACCGAGCTGATGCGGGAGGGCCCCATCACCCGGATCCAGCTGCCCAACGGTGAGGGCTGGGCCTGGCTGGTCACCCGGTACGACGACGTACGCATGGTGACCAACGACCCCCGGTTCAGCCGCGAGGCGGTCATGGACCGGCCGGTCACCCGGCTCGCCCCGCACTTCATCCCGGCCCGTGGCGCGGTCGGCTTCCTCGACCCGCCGGACCACACCCGGCTGCGCCGCTCGGTGGCCGCCGCCTTCACCGCGAAGGGCGTGGAGCGCATCCGGGAGATGTCCCGCCGCATGCTGGACGACCTGGTCGACGAACTCCTCCAGGACGAGCCGCCCGCCGATCTCAGCGCGACGGTTCTCTCCCCGTTCCCCATCGCGGTGATCTGCGAGCTGATGGGCGTACCGGCGGCGGACCGCCACATCATGCACACCTGGACCCAGCTGATCCTCTCGTCCGCGCACGGCGCCGACGTCAGCGAGAAGGCCAGGAACGAGATGGGCGCGTACTTCGCCGCGCTCATCAGGGACCGGGAGAACAGCTCCGCCGAGGACGTCACCTCCCTGCTCGGCGCCGCCGTGGGCCGGGGCGAGGTGACGACGGAGGAGGCCGTGGGGCTCGCGGTGCTCCTCCAGATCGGCGGCGAGGCGGTCACCAACAACAGCGGGCAGATGTTCTACATCCTGCTGACCCGGCCCGATCTGGCCGAACGGCTGCGCGCCGAGCCGGAGATCCGCCCGCAGGCCATCGACGAGCTGCTGCGCTACATCCCGCACCGCAACGCGGTGGGCCTGTCCCGGATCGCCACCGAGGACGTGGGCATCCGGGGGGTACGGATCCGGGCCGGGGACGCGATCTACGTCTCGTACCTGGCCGCCAACCGTGACCCGGACGTCTTCCCGTTCCCGGAGACGATCGACTTCGCGCGCTCGCCGAACCCGCATGTCTCCTTCGGCTTCGGTCCGCACTACTGCCCCGGCGGGATGCTGGCGCGGATGGAGTCGCAGCTCCTGGTGGACGCGCTGCTGGACCGGCTGCCGGGACTGCGGCTCGCGGTGCCGCCGGAGAAGGTGCCGTTCAAGAAGGGCGCGTTGATCCGTGGGCCCGAGGCTCTGCCCGTGACGTGGTGA
- a CDS encoding acyl-CoA dehydrogenase family protein yields the protein MTDAAELRRRTQEFLAAHPTASTDRLDFLRARFDAGLAWVHYPEGLGGLGAPRSLQVVVDAELEAAGAPDNDPRRIGIGLGMAAPTILAFGTEEQKRTFLRPLWTGEEVWCQLFSEPGAGSDLAALGTRAVREGDDWVVNGQKVWTSSAHLARWAILIARTDPDVPKHAGITYFLCDMTDPGVEVRPLRQITGEAEFNEVFLTDVRIPDSRRLGAVGDGWKVAQTTLNNERVAIGGMRLPREGGMIGPVAKTWRERPDLRTHELHQRLLKLWVEAEVARLTGERLRQQLVAGQPGPEGAGMKLGFARLNQEISGLEVELLGEEGLLYEDWTMRRPELVDFTGRDAGYRYLRSKGNSIEGGTSEVLLNIVAERVLGLPAEPRTDKDVAWKDLAR from the coding sequence ATGACCGACGCCGCCGAACTGCGCCGCCGCACCCAGGAGTTCCTGGCCGCGCACCCGACCGCCAGCACCGACCGCCTGGACTTCCTCCGGGCCCGCTTCGACGCCGGACTCGCCTGGGTGCACTACCCCGAGGGCCTCGGCGGCCTCGGCGCGCCGCGCTCCCTCCAGGTCGTCGTGGACGCCGAGCTGGAGGCCGCGGGCGCCCCCGACAACGACCCGCGACGGATCGGCATCGGCCTCGGCATGGCCGCCCCGACGATCCTCGCCTTCGGCACGGAGGAGCAGAAGCGGACGTTCCTGCGTCCGCTGTGGACCGGTGAGGAGGTCTGGTGCCAGCTCTTCAGCGAGCCCGGCGCCGGGTCCGACCTGGCCGCGCTCGGCACCCGGGCCGTCCGTGAGGGCGACGACTGGGTCGTCAACGGGCAGAAGGTGTGGACGTCCAGCGCCCATCTCGCCCGCTGGGCGATCCTCATCGCGCGCACCGACCCGGACGTGCCCAAGCACGCCGGCATCACCTACTTCCTCTGCGACATGACCGACCCGGGCGTCGAGGTGCGGCCGCTGCGCCAGATCACCGGCGAGGCCGAGTTCAACGAGGTGTTCCTCACCGACGTCCGGATCCCGGACTCCCGCCGCCTCGGCGCGGTCGGCGACGGCTGGAAGGTCGCGCAGACCACGCTGAACAACGAACGCGTCGCCATCGGCGGGATGCGGCTGCCCCGCGAGGGCGGCATGATCGGCCCGGTCGCCAAGACCTGGCGCGAGCGCCCCGACCTGCGTACGCACGAACTGCACCAGCGGCTGCTGAAGTTGTGGGTCGAGGCGGAGGTCGCCCGGCTCACCGGCGAACGGCTGCGTCAGCAGCTCGTCGCGGGCCAGCCCGGCCCCGAGGGCGCCGGGATGAAGCTCGGCTTCGCGCGCCTCAACCAGGAGATCAGCGGCCTTGAGGTCGAACTCCTCGGTGAGGAGGGCCTGTTGTACGAGGACTGGACCATGCGCCGGCCCGAACTCGTGGACTTCACCGGACGCGACGCCGGATATCGCTACTTGCGCTCCAAGGGCAACAGCATCGAGGGCGGGACGAGTGAGGTCCTGCTGAACATCGTCGCCGAGCGGGTCCTCGGCCTGCCCGCCGAGCCGCGCACCGACAAGGACGTCGCATGGAAGGACCTGGCCCGATGA
- a CDS encoding NADP-dependent succinic semialdehyde dehydrogenase: MPIATVNPANGETLKTYEAMGAEETERRLQLAEATFRTYRTTAFAERARLLNRAADLLDEDQQDIARVMTIEMGKPIRQARAEAAKCAKAMRWYAGHAEQLLADEEPADADVRDSGASRVRVRYRPLGPVLAVMPWNFPLWQVVRFAAPALMAGNVGLLKHASNVPQTALYLEDLFHRAGYPEGAFQTLLIGAGAVEEILRDERVKAATLTGSEPAGRAVASVAGDMVKKTVLELGGSDPYVVMPSADLDRAAQIAVTARVQNNGQSCIAAKRFIVHTDVYDAFAERFVAGMKALKVGDPMAEETEVGPLATEQGRTDVEELVDDATRSGATALCGGHRLRRPELPGWYYPPTVLADITREMRIHREEAFGPVATLYRAGDLDEAVLIANDSPFGLSSNVWTRDETEVDRFVRDLEAGSVYVNGMTASHPAFPFGGAKRSGYGRELSGHGIREFCNITTVWHGA, encoded by the coding sequence ATGCCCATCGCAACGGTGAACCCGGCGAACGGCGAGACACTGAAGACGTACGAGGCGATGGGCGCCGAGGAGACCGAGCGCCGCCTCCAGCTCGCCGAGGCCACGTTCCGCACGTACCGGACGACCGCGTTCGCCGAGCGCGCCCGGCTGCTGAACCGGGCCGCGGACCTCCTGGACGAGGACCAGCAGGACATCGCGCGGGTGATGACAATCGAGATGGGCAAGCCGATCCGGCAGGCCCGCGCCGAGGCCGCCAAGTGCGCCAAGGCGATGCGCTGGTACGCCGGGCACGCCGAGCAGCTCCTGGCCGACGAGGAGCCCGCCGACGCCGATGTCCGGGACTCCGGCGCCTCCCGGGTCCGGGTCCGCTACCGGCCACTCGGCCCGGTGCTCGCGGTGATGCCGTGGAACTTCCCGCTCTGGCAGGTCGTACGGTTCGCCGCGCCCGCGCTGATGGCGGGCAACGTCGGCCTGCTCAAGCACGCCTCCAACGTGCCGCAGACCGCGCTGTATCTGGAGGACCTCTTCCACCGGGCGGGCTACCCGGAGGGCGCCTTCCAGACGCTGCTGATCGGCGCCGGCGCGGTGGAGGAGATCCTGCGCGACGAGCGCGTCAAGGCGGCCACCCTCACCGGCAGTGAGCCCGCCGGCCGCGCGGTCGCCTCCGTCGCCGGGGACATGGTCAAGAAGACCGTGCTGGAGCTCGGCGGCAGCGACCCGTACGTCGTCATGCCCTCCGCCGACCTCGACCGGGCCGCGCAGATCGCGGTGACCGCGCGGGTGCAGAACAACGGCCAGTCGTGCATCGCGGCCAAGCGGTTCATCGTGCACACCGATGTCTACGACGCCTTCGCCGAGCGGTTCGTGGCCGGCATGAAGGCGCTGAAGGTCGGCGACCCGATGGCGGAGGAGACCGAGGTCGGGCCGCTCGCGACCGAGCAGGGGCGGACCGATGTGGAGGAACTCGTCGACGACGCCACGCGCAGCGGGGCGACGGCGCTGTGCGGCGGCCACCGGCTGCGCCGGCCCGAGCTGCCCGGCTGGTACTACCCGCCGACGGTCCTCGCCGACATCACCCGTGAGATGCGCATCCATCGCGAGGAGGCCTTCGGTCCGGTCGCCACGCTGTACCGCGCGGGCGACCTCGACGAGGCCGTCCTGATCGCCAACGACTCGCCGTTCGGGCTCAGTTCCAACGTGTGGACGCGGGACGAGACGGAGGTCGACCGGTTCGTACGGGATCTGGAGGCGGGCAGCGTGTACGTGAACGGGATGACCGCCTCCCATCCGGCGTTCCCGTTCGGCGGGGCCAAGCGGTCGGGCTACGGGCGTGAGCTGTCCGGGCACGGAATCCGGGAGTTCTGCAACATCACTACTGTTTGGCACGGTGCGTAA
- a CDS encoding cupin domain-containing protein → MTATEGLLVPPGHGRVVQTPAQHVTFKVTGSHSRMASTFEVIVPPGFDVGAHVHTRSEELFYVLEGELDVLAFEPRVRTPDNWQRWQSGSGNRVVRATPGTVIAVPPGCPHAFANPTDEPAKMFFQASPPPDHERYFEELLEILGGGGPPDLAAIEELRSRYDIEQLTPLKHR, encoded by the coding sequence ATGACGGCGACGGAGGGGCTGCTGGTGCCCCCGGGGCACGGCCGGGTCGTGCAGACCCCGGCCCAGCATGTGACCTTCAAGGTCACCGGCTCCCACTCGCGCATGGCGTCCACGTTCGAGGTGATCGTGCCCCCGGGCTTCGACGTGGGCGCCCATGTGCACACCCGCAGCGAGGAGCTGTTCTACGTACTCGAAGGCGAGCTGGACGTCCTCGCCTTCGAGCCGAGGGTGCGCACCCCCGACAACTGGCAGCGCTGGCAGTCCGGTTCCGGCAACCGGGTGGTACGGGCCACCCCGGGCACGGTCATCGCCGTACCCCCCGGCTGCCCCCACGCCTTCGCCAACCCGACGGACGAGCCCGCGAAGATGTTCTTCCAGGCGAGCCCGCCTCCGGATCACGAGCGGTACTTCGAGGAGTTGCTGGAGATCCTGGGCGGCGGGGGGCCGCCGGATCTCGCGGCGATCGAGGAGCTGCGAAGCCGTTATGACATCGAGCAACTGACGCCACTCAAACATCGTTAG
- a CDS encoding type III polyketide synthase, whose protein sequence is MRRKQARLMATLCRPSVSVPEHVITMEETLELARSRHSDHPQLPLALRLIENTGVRTRHIVQPIEETLKHPGFEDRNKIYVAEAKARVPSVVQRALDDAELLTSDIDVIIYVSCTGFMMPSLTAWLINEMDFDATTRQIPIAQLGCAAGGAAINRAHDFCMAYPEGNALIVACEFCSLCYQPTDLGIGSLLSNGLFGDGIAAAVVRGRGGEGIKLERNGSYLIPKTEEWIMYDVRATGFHFLLDKRVPATMEPLAPALQDLAGLHGWDAADLDFYIVHAGGPRILDDLSKFLQVDPHAFRFSRATLTEYGNIASAVVLDALRRLFDEGGARHRARGLLAGFGPGITAEMSLGRWQRMDEEAA, encoded by the coding sequence CTGAGGCGAAAGCAGGCACGGCTCATGGCGACTTTGTGCAGACCCTCGGTGTCCGTTCCAGAGCATGTGATCACGATGGAGGAGACGCTGGAGCTGGCGCGCTCCCGGCACTCCGACCACCCTCAACTGCCGCTGGCGCTCCGGCTGATCGAGAACACGGGTGTACGCACCCGGCACATCGTGCAGCCCATCGAGGAGACGCTGAAGCACCCCGGCTTCGAGGACCGCAACAAGATCTACGTGGCCGAGGCCAAGGCCCGGGTCCCCTCCGTGGTCCAGCGGGCGCTCGACGACGCGGAGCTGCTCACCAGCGACATCGACGTGATCATCTACGTCTCGTGCACGGGCTTCATGATGCCCTCGCTCACGGCCTGGCTGATCAACGAGATGGACTTCGACGCCACCACCCGCCAGATACCCATAGCCCAGCTGGGCTGCGCGGCGGGCGGCGCGGCGATCAACCGGGCGCACGACTTCTGCATGGCCTACCCGGAGGGCAACGCGCTCATCGTGGCCTGCGAGTTCTGCTCGCTGTGCTACCAGCCCACCGACCTCGGCATCGGCTCCCTGCTCTCCAACGGACTGTTCGGCGACGGGATCGCCGCCGCCGTGGTGCGCGGCCGGGGCGGCGAGGGCATCAAGCTGGAGCGCAACGGCTCGTACCTGATCCCCAAGACCGAAGAGTGGATCATGTACGACGTCCGGGCCACCGGTTTCCACTTCCTGCTGGACAAGCGGGTGCCCGCCACCATGGAGCCGCTCGCCCCGGCGCTCCAGGACCTCGCGGGGCTGCACGGCTGGGACGCGGCCGACCTGGACTTCTACATCGTCCACGCGGGCGGGCCCCGAATACTCGACGACCTCAGCAAGTTCCTCCAGGTCGACCCGCACGCCTTCCGCTTCAGCCGGGCCACGCTCACCGAGTACGGCAACATCGCCAGCGCCGTCGTCCTGGACGCGCTGCGCCGGCTGTTCGACGAGGGCGGTGCCCGGCACCGGGCGCGCGGGCTGCTCGCCGGGTTCGGACCCGGTATCACCGCCGAGATGAGTCTCGGCCGCTGGCAGCGCATGGACGAAGAGGCGGCATGA
- a CDS encoding NAD(P)/FAD-dependent oxidoreductase, whose product MTETYEVIVIGGGAAGLSAALVLGRARRRTLVVDAGEPRNAPSAHMQGYLSRDGMSPAEFLAIGREEIARYGVDLVRDRAVDVTKDSDFTVVLESGRSARARRLVIATGLRDELPDVPGLAERFGRDALHCPYCHGWEVRDQAFGVLATSPLSVHQALMVSQWSKDVTLFLHEVDESELSADDVRRLGVAGVKVVPGAVAEVLVEDDRLVGVRLADGSEHAREALFVAPRAVPQTALLQRLGAELTETPFGAYPVVEPTGLTSVAGVWAAGNAMGFAEQVVNAAAGGYRAGATINGELLMADLDA is encoded by the coding sequence ATGACCGAGACCTATGAAGTGATCGTGATCGGCGGCGGCGCGGCGGGCCTCTCCGCGGCCCTGGTGCTGGGCCGCGCCCGGCGCCGGACCCTGGTGGTCGACGCGGGCGAACCCCGCAACGCCCCCTCCGCCCATATGCAGGGCTATCTGTCCCGGGACGGGATGTCACCGGCCGAGTTCCTGGCGATCGGGCGCGAGGAGATCGCCCGCTACGGCGTCGACCTGGTCCGGGACCGGGCGGTGGACGTCACGAAGGACTCCGACTTCACCGTGGTCCTGGAGAGCGGGCGGAGTGCGCGGGCCCGGCGCCTGGTGATCGCCACCGGCCTGAGGGACGAGCTGCCGGACGTGCCCGGACTCGCCGAGCGGTTCGGGCGGGACGCGCTGCACTGTCCGTACTGCCATGGCTGGGAGGTCCGTGACCAGGCGTTCGGCGTCCTCGCGACGAGCCCGCTGAGCGTGCACCAGGCGCTGATGGTGTCCCAGTGGTCCAAGGACGTGACCCTGTTCCTGCACGAGGTCGACGAGAGCGAGCTGTCCGCCGACGATGTGCGCAGGCTGGGAGTGGCGGGGGTGAAGGTGGTGCCGGGGGCCGTAGCTGAGGTGCTGGTGGAGGACGACCGGCTGGTCGGTGTGCGGCTTGCGGACGGCTCGGAGCATGCGCGCGAGGCGTTGTTCGTGGCGCCTCGGGCTGTGCCGCAGACGGCTCTGCTTCAGCGGCTGGGGGCGGAGCTGACGGAGACGCCGTTCGGTGCGTATCCGGTGGTTGAGCCGACGGGGCTGACGAGTGTGGCTGGGGTGTGGGCGGCGGGGAATGCGATGGGGTTCGCTGAGCAGGTGGTGAATGCGGCGGCCGGTGGGTATCGGGCCGGGGCCACGATCAACGGGGAGTTGTTGATGGCTGACCTTGACGCGTAG
- a CDS encoding ATP-dependent DNA ligase, whose amino-acid sequence MLLTRLAQVSQEVAATSARSRKVALLAELFRDSSASDVPIVIPYLAGRLPQGRLGVGWKVLSQPVAPAAEATLTVGEVDALLSALAKVSGAGSQAERARLVGELMGSATKDEQRFLFGLITGEVRQGALDAVAVEGLAQATGAPAAHVRRAVMLAGSLQTVAEALLADGPGALERFRLTVGRPVLPMLAHSASSVSEAVDKLGACAVEEKLDGIRVQLHRDGDTVRIYTRTLDDITDRLPELTSAAMELRGERFILDGEVIAFDEEGRPRSFQETAGRVGKRVDVATAARAVPVSPVFFDALSVDDRDLLDLPFAERHAELARLVPEPMRVRRLLVSGPQDAGQAEDFLARTLERGHEGVVVKALDAAYSAGRRGASWLKVKPVHTLDLVVLAAEWGHGRRTGKLSNLHLGARTADGSFAMLGKTFKGMTDAMLTWQTKRLRELAVKESEYVVTVRPELVVEIAYDGLQRSTRYPAGVTLRFARVVRYREDKRSEEADTVETLLAAHPEVKP is encoded by the coding sequence ATGCTGTTGACCCGGCTCGCCCAGGTGTCCCAGGAGGTCGCCGCTACCTCTGCGCGTTCCCGGAAGGTTGCCCTGCTGGCGGAGTTGTTCCGGGACTCCTCGGCCTCGGACGTGCCGATCGTCATCCCGTATCTGGCGGGGCGGTTGCCGCAGGGCAGGCTCGGGGTCGGGTGGAAGGTGCTCAGTCAGCCCGTCGCTCCGGCCGCCGAAGCCACCCTTACCGTGGGCGAGGTCGACGCACTGCTCTCCGCGCTGGCGAAGGTGTCGGGCGCCGGATCCCAAGCCGAACGGGCCCGCCTGGTAGGCGAGTTGATGGGCTCGGCGACAAAAGACGAGCAGCGGTTCCTGTTCGGGCTGATCACCGGTGAGGTCCGCCAAGGCGCCCTGGACGCCGTAGCCGTGGAGGGGCTGGCCCAGGCGACCGGTGCCCCGGCGGCGCACGTACGGCGGGCGGTGATGCTGGCCGGCTCGCTCCAGACCGTCGCCGAGGCCCTGCTCGCCGACGGCCCCGGCGCGCTGGAGAGGTTCCGGCTCACCGTGGGGCGACCGGTCCTGCCAATGCTGGCGCACAGCGCCTCCTCGGTGTCCGAGGCGGTCGACAAGCTCGGCGCCTGCGCGGTCGAGGAGAAGCTGGACGGCATCCGCGTCCAGCTCCACCGGGACGGCGACACGGTACGGATCTACACCCGCACCCTCGACGACATCACCGACCGGCTGCCCGAACTCACCTCGGCAGCCATGGAATTGAGAGGCGAGCGGTTCATCCTGGACGGCGAGGTCATCGCGTTCGACGAGGAGGGGCGGCCCCGCTCCTTCCAGGAGACCGCCGGGAGGGTCGGCAAGCGGGTGGATGTGGCGACGGCGGCGCGCGCCGTGCCCGTCTCCCCCGTCTTCTTCGACGCGCTCTCCGTCGACGACCGCGACCTCCTCGACCTGCCCTTCGCCGAGCGCCACGCGGAACTGGCCCGCCTGGTCCCGGAGCCGATGCGGGTCCGGCGCCTCCTGGTGTCCGGGCCCCAGGACGCCGGCCAGGCCGAGGACTTCCTGGCCCGGACCCTGGAGCGCGGGCACGAGGGCGTGGTCGTCAAGGCGCTGGACGCCGCCTACAGCGCGGGCCGGCGCGGCGCCTCCTGGCTGAAGGTCAAGCCGGTGCACACCCTCGACCTGGTGGTCCTGGCCGCCGAATGGGGCCATGGCCGGCGCACCGGCAAGCTCTCCAACCTCCACCTCGGCGCCCGCACCGCCGACGGCTCCTTCGCGATGCTCGGCAAGACCTTCAAGGGCATGACCGACGCGATGCTGACCTGGCAGACGAAGCGCCTGAGGGAGCTGGCGGTGAAGGAGAGCGAGTACGTGGTGACCGTACGCCCCGAACTCGTCGTCGAGATCGCCTACGACGGCCTCCAGCGGTCCACCCGCTACCCGGCCGGAGTCACCCTGCGCTTCGCCCGCGTGGTCCGCTACCGGGAGGACAAGCGCTCCGAGGAGGCCGACACGGTGGAGACGCTGCTCGCCGCCCACCCCGAGGTGAAGCCGTGA
- a CDS encoding NUDIX domain-containing protein: protein MKHSAGLLLYRRTGEGLQVLLGHMGGPFFARRGAGAWTVPKGEYEPESETAWDAARREFQEELGLPPPDGDAVPLGEVRQSGGKLVTVWAIEADLDPGSVTPGTFRMEWPPKSGLTEEFPELDRVAWFGLDGAREVIVKAQGAFLDRLLEHSG from the coding sequence GTGAAGCACAGCGCGGGCCTGCTGCTGTACCGCCGCACCGGCGAGGGCCTCCAGGTACTGCTCGGCCATATGGGCGGCCCCTTCTTCGCCCGGCGCGGGGCGGGGGCGTGGACGGTGCCGAAGGGCGAGTACGAACCGGAGTCGGAGACCGCCTGGGACGCTGCCCGGCGCGAGTTCCAGGAGGAGCTGGGACTGCCGCCGCCCGACGGTGACGCCGTACCGCTCGGCGAGGTCCGCCAGTCGGGCGGCAAGCTCGTCACCGTGTGGGCCATCGAGGCCGACCTCGATCCGGGCAGCGTCACCCCGGGGACCTTCCGGATGGAGTGGCCGCCGAAGTCGGGGCTGACGGAGGAGTTCCCCGAGCTGGACCGGGTGGCCTGGTTCGGCCTGGACGGCGCGCGCGAGGTGATCGTCAAGGCCCAGGGCGCGTTTCTCGACCGCCTCCTGGAGCACTCGGGCTGA
- a CDS encoding DUF6213 family protein: MNREVTLPLIVDDRGTLQVAAADVSKLLRTVGGRWLHLVEAGEDLDEDTVAALTIELAKLADRIDVACIAHSSGSAP, encoded by the coding sequence GTGAACCGCGAAGTGACTCTGCCTCTGATCGTCGATGACCGCGGGACGTTGCAGGTGGCTGCCGCCGATGTGAGCAAGCTGTTGCGGACCGTGGGTGGGCGGTGGCTGCATCTTGTGGAGGCCGGGGAGGATCTCGACGAGGACACCGTGGCCGCGTTGACGATCGAGCTGGCGAAGCTGGCGGATCGTATTGATGTTGCGTGCATTGCTCATAGCAGTGGCAGCGCGCCGTAG
- a CDS encoding NADPH:quinone oxidoreductase family protein, whose amino-acid sequence MQAWQVHENGEPSEVMRLADVERPTPGDGQVLLKVRAANINFPDVLMCRGHYQVRPPLPFTPGVEICGETEDGRRVLANPALPYGGFAEYAVADAAALLPAPDSLDDAEAAALHIGYQTGWFGLHRRAGLEAGETLLVHAAAGGVGSAAVQLGKAAGATVIGVVGGAEKAAVARELGCDVVIDRRAEDVVAAVKEATGGRGADVIYDPVGGEAYTQSTKVVAFEGRIVVVGFASGTIPSPGLNHALVKNYSILGLHWGLYNTKNPKLVQHCHEQLTELAARGAIKPLISERVPLAEAAAAVQRVGDGVTTGRIAVVAEGTEGAA is encoded by the coding sequence ATGCAGGCTTGGCAAGTGCACGAGAATGGCGAGCCGAGTGAGGTGATGCGGCTCGCGGACGTCGAGCGGCCCACGCCCGGTGACGGCCAGGTCCTGCTGAAGGTGCGCGCCGCGAACATCAACTTCCCGGACGTGCTGATGTGCCGGGGCCACTACCAGGTCCGCCCGCCGCTGCCGTTCACCCCGGGCGTGGAGATCTGCGGCGAGACCGAGGACGGCCGCCGCGTCCTCGCCAACCCTGCCCTGCCCTACGGCGGTTTCGCGGAGTACGCCGTCGCGGACGCCGCCGCCCTGCTGCCCGCGCCGGACTCACTGGACGACGCCGAGGCCGCCGCGCTGCACATCGGCTACCAGACGGGCTGGTTCGGACTGCACCGCCGGGCCGGGCTCGAAGCGGGGGAGACGCTGCTCGTCCACGCTGCCGCCGGAGGGGTCGGCAGCGCGGCCGTGCAGCTCGGCAAGGCCGCCGGCGCCACCGTCATCGGTGTCGTCGGCGGCGCCGAGAAGGCCGCCGTCGCCCGGGAGCTGGGCTGCGACGTGGTGATCGACCGGCGGGCCGAGGACGTCGTGGCCGCCGTGAAGGAGGCCACCGGCGGCCGGGGCGCCGATGTGATCTACGACCCCGTCGGCGGTGAGGCGTACACGCAGTCCACCAAGGTCGTCGCCTTCGAGGGCCGGATCGTCGTCGTCGGGTTCGCCAGCGGCACGATTCCCAGCCCGGGGCTCAACCACGCGCTGGTGAAGAACTACTCGATCCTCGGCCTGCACTGGGGTCTGTACAACACCAAGAACCCCAAGCTGGTCCAGCACTGCCACGAGCAGCTCACCGAGCTGGCCGCCCGGGGCGCGATCAAGCCGCTGATCAGCGAGCGCGTCCCGCTCGCCGAGGCCGCGGCGGCCGTGCAGCGCGTCGGCGACGGCGTCACCACCGGCCGGATCGCCGTCGTGGCCGAGGGAACGGAGGGAGCGGCATGA
- a CDS encoding XRE family transcriptional regulator has product MSTEDVLAEVGARLRRLRKEREVTLAALSETTGISVSTLSRLESGLRKPSLELLLPIAQAHQVPLDELVGAPPVGDPRVRAEPLVRHGRTFWPLTRQPGGLQAFKVLVPQSQEQPDPRTHEGYEWLYVLSGRLRVVLGEHDVVMTAGEAAEFDTRVPHWFGSTGEGPAEFLSLFGPQGERMHVRAKPTRTRDLP; this is encoded by the coding sequence ATGAGTACCGAAGACGTTCTCGCCGAGGTGGGCGCCCGGCTGCGGCGGCTCCGCAAGGAGCGCGAGGTGACCCTGGCGGCGCTGTCCGAGACGACCGGCATCTCCGTCAGCACGCTGTCGCGTCTGGAGTCCGGACTGCGCAAACCGAGCCTGGAGCTGCTGCTGCCGATCGCACAGGCGCACCAGGTGCCGCTGGACGAGCTGGTCGGGGCGCCGCCGGTGGGCGACCCGCGGGTGCGGGCCGAACCCCTGGTGCGCCACGGCCGTACCTTCTGGCCGCTCACCCGGCAGCCCGGCGGCCTCCAGGCCTTCAAGGTGCTGGTGCCGCAGAGCCAGGAGCAGCCCGATCCGCGCACCCATGAGGGCTACGAGTGGCTGTATGTGCTGTCCGGGCGGCTGCGGGTGGTCCTGGGCGAGCACGACGTGGTGATGACGGCCGGGGAGGCGGCCGAGTTCGACACCCGGGTGCCGCACTGGTTCGGCTCGACGGGGGAGGGTCCCGCGGAGTTCCTGAGCCTGTTCGGGCCGCAGGGGGAGCGGATGCACGTGCGAGCGAAGCCGACCCGGACGCGTGACCTTCCCTGA